The following are from one region of the Nitrospira sp. genome:
- the tagH gene encoding type VI secretion system-associated FHA domain protein TagH yields MMAIRLEIHPRKDFGDGKSWERVFDQGEVTIGRASSNDVTLQDPQRVVSSRHAEIRRKANACVLVDMGSTNGTRMNERPLVPQREYPLQEGDQIGIGDFTILFSLQTQEANGTAHSMAEDPRIAVQCGDAEALVYELCRRYAELRDCTPKEREAELLVLLRQALAQQDARACESLLSKVRAGLCLRLGQPAAAAAGPPPEAVPAQPARANQTAEEAAYRGLLAIAQKYCLRLPAPMSAEFIGQFAQRIDQILQITFSNLLESLRGRRQFARELEVEATRILNWAPNQIKQAENEQQVGAFLLDALSNPQETEAVMADLQRVFRDLALHQIGVIKGFEESLRAILKEFDPAAIETEIEASPVEIGPLRLPPSFRLLKHWGAWKHFKRKHRRFTEEEVRIFEQILAPHFAKGYLDVQKTQRGR; encoded by the coding sequence ATGATGGCTATTCGATTGGAAATTCACCCGCGTAAGGATTTTGGCGACGGCAAGTCATGGGAGCGTGTCTTCGACCAAGGGGAGGTGACGATCGGCCGGGCTTCCTCGAACGATGTGACGTTGCAGGATCCTCAGCGGGTCGTATCCTCTCGTCATGCAGAGATTCGACGCAAGGCCAACGCCTGCGTGCTGGTTGATATGGGGAGCACCAACGGCACCAGGATGAATGAGCGGCCGCTGGTGCCCCAGCGCGAATATCCATTGCAGGAAGGCGATCAAATCGGCATCGGGGATTTCACTATTTTGTTTTCATTACAAACCCAAGAGGCAAACGGTACCGCGCACAGCATGGCTGAGGATCCGCGGATCGCTGTTCAATGCGGCGACGCGGAAGCGCTCGTGTACGAGCTTTGTCGTCGTTATGCCGAATTGAGAGACTGTACGCCGAAGGAGCGGGAAGCGGAGTTGCTGGTCCTGCTGCGTCAGGCCTTGGCACAACAGGATGCACGAGCCTGCGAATCCCTGCTGTCCAAAGTCCGAGCCGGGTTGTGCCTGCGACTTGGTCAACCGGCCGCCGCTGCTGCTGGTCCTCCTCCCGAAGCGGTTCCTGCACAACCAGCGCGGGCGAATCAGACTGCCGAGGAAGCGGCCTATCGAGGTCTTCTGGCTATTGCGCAGAAATACTGCTTAAGACTTCCCGCGCCGATGAGCGCTGAATTCATCGGGCAGTTCGCGCAGCGGATCGATCAGATTCTCCAGATCACCTTCAGCAATCTGCTGGAGTCGTTACGAGGCAGGCGGCAATTTGCCCGTGAATTAGAGGTGGAGGCGACCCGTATTCTCAATTGGGCGCCTAATCAGATCAAACAGGCGGAAAACGAGCAGCAGGTCGGGGCCTTTCTTCTCGACGCCTTGTCCAATCCACAAGAAACAGAAGCCGTCATGGCAGATCTTCAACGGGTCTTTCGCGATTTGGCCCTCCATCAGATCGGGGTCATCAAGGGTTTTGAAGAGAGTCTTCGCGCCATACTGAAAGAGTTCGATCCGGCGGCAATCGAAACGGAAATTGAGGCCAGTCCGGTGGAAATCGGGCCGTTGCGTCTCCCTCCTTCCTTCCGTCTCCTGAAACATTGGGGAGCCTGGAAACACTTCAAACGAAAACACCGGCGGTTTACAGAAGAGGAAGTCAGGATCTTTGAACAAATACTGGCGCCACATTTCGCGAAAGGCTACCTGGATGTCCAGAAGACTCAACGTGGTCGGTAA